The sequence below is a genomic window from Brachybacterium kimchii.
ACGAGCTTGGGATCTCGGAGCTGCACGAGATCGCTGACATCGTTCGCCTCTCCGGCGAAGAGGGAGCCTCAATCTGGGAGAACCTCCGTTCCCACGCGAGTTCGATGCGGAACGCACAGCTACGAACCGAGCAGGGATCTGCGAACGCGAAGTCGGAGTCGATGTCGATGCCGTTGGCCGTCCTCGCGGGCGCCTTCGTCTCTTTGCTGATCGCTCCGGCCCTGCTCACGCTCGCGAGCTCCTGACCAAGCAGCCGTAGCACACCGCTGCTGTAAGAATGTGAGGCAGATCCGGTCACACCACGCCTTCCCCAACCCGGTATAAGAGTGCGACCCGTACATCCCTACGGAAGGACCCCACCATGGAAGCCATCAAGCTTCTGCTGCACCTGCTCGTGAGCTCGCTGCGAGAGCACTCTCGTCGCGCCCGCGAGTCCGCCGGAGCCGGAGAGGTCGTCGAGTACATCCTGATGGTCCTGCTCGGCATCGCCATCGCCGGTGCCGTCGCAATCGGTATCAAGGCTTGGGTCGACGGCAAGATCGGCGAACTGGGCTGAGCTTTCCGATGACTCTGGGCTGGCGCAAGACGCTGCGATCTTCGATGCCCGCGTCCTCGCAGGACGCAGCCTCGGCGATCCAGCTGAGGAGCTCTGCTCCTTCGTGGCGACGCCGACTTGAGCAGGGGAAGGTCACCGAATCCGCCATCATCTTTCCCCTGACCATCGGCCTGCTCTTCGTGATCATCCAAGCAGGGATATGGGGATACGCCCGCAGCCTGGCCGCCTACTCCGCACGTGAGGGCGCCACAGCGGAGGCCAGCTACCAGTCCACACAGTCTTCCGAGACCGTCACTCGGGCGGCATTAGCGGACAGCGCTCACGGGGTCCTGCGCTCCTACACAGTCACATCCACCCACAGCGCAGACAGCGTCACGGTCACGGTGCGTGGACACGCTCTGTCCCTGATGTCTCCGCTGGAGATGCCCTTCATCGAGCAGACCGTCACGGTTCCCGTTGAGGACTATGTTCCGTAAGGGGTTTACAGTCCAGGCCGGACGGCCTAGACTGTCATCAGTTTCCGATTAGGAGGTGGGGAGCATGACTCGTCGAGATCTCGAGCGCGGAGCAGCCAGCACTGAAGTCGTCATC
It includes:
- a CDS encoding TadE/TadG family type IV pilus assembly protein; this translates as MTLGWRKTLRSSMPASSQDAASAIQLRSSAPSWRRRLEQGKVTESAIIFPLTIGLLFVIIQAGIWGYARSLAAYSAREGATAEASYQSTQSSETVTRAALADSAHGVLRSYTVTSTHSADSVTVTVRGHALSLMSPLEMPFIEQTVTVPVEDYVP